One part of the Gemmatimonadaceae bacterium genome encodes these proteins:
- a CDS encoding tetratricopeptide repeat protein — MNAFRRLGLAALLVCVPPAACAQDADAGSLAARSVAARQGGRYEEAIKLAREALARDSAHVAGTRNLMRALTDVGRHAEAIDVGERFRRVTHGGREGDVLLGDAYRARGDVAAARAAYERSHSGRDSLTARLQLATLALEGGARDEAMRTFDAFIDTYNSSRARLSADELRAVAIACRYLGRNDPQLFKDALKAYDESIAADSTNLDTRTELGFLFLEKFNAADARAMFDAVLKVNARHPRALLGMSRVLSFDGRGDPSAYVRQSLEVNPGDPEARAVSALLLIDVERYDDAANEAIRGLAADTGAAPPLVALAAARWLSGDSANFRRALARAHARLVGSADAEVTLADVAARNRLYRDATAFAAQGVARDPRAARARALLGVNQLRIGQVAEGKANLDRAFAIDPYDVWAKNTLDLLDTFDGYAEVRTPRFVLVMEKKDAPLLSLYAGPLAEMAFDSLSARYGYRPTEAVRIEFFRSHADFSVRTVGLAGLGALGVCFGPVVAMDSPAARKVGEFNWGSTLWHEIAHTFTLGATGNRIPRWFSEGLSVLEERRARASWGSDVSPEFLAAYAAGMLAPPSRMNDGFMRPRFPQEVILSYYQASLVAEWIEEQKTMAGIRGMLAAYARGANTATVVRDVLGYDTPTFDREFDRWIRARFAREFAAVSMEGGKGSGHEEAIRWKGTFADAMHAATAAAERQRWDDAVRELERAKGLFPAYTGEDSPYRTLAEIHLTRGDSAAAMRELQAMTLRNELAFDANVQLAALAQARRDTAGSAAALERTLFISPFDLGVHERLAEQAGRLGRHAVAIRERQAVLALDPSDRVEALTQLALAYADAGDVAQARREVLRALDLAPNYEKAQALLLTLQEKRP; from the coding sequence GTGAACGCATTCCGCCGTTTGGGGCTCGCGGCCCTGCTGGTGTGCGTTCCGCCGGCGGCCTGCGCGCAGGACGCCGACGCGGGATCGCTGGCCGCGCGTTCGGTGGCGGCGCGGCAGGGGGGGCGCTACGAGGAGGCGATCAAGCTGGCGCGCGAGGCACTGGCGCGTGACAGCGCCCACGTGGCGGGCACGCGCAACCTCATGCGTGCGCTCACGGACGTGGGGCGTCACGCGGAGGCCATCGACGTGGGCGAACGCTTTCGCCGCGTCACGCACGGCGGGCGCGAGGGCGACGTCTTGCTGGGCGATGCGTATCGCGCACGTGGCGACGTGGCAGCCGCGCGGGCGGCGTACGAGCGCAGCCACAGTGGGCGCGACTCGCTCACGGCGCGCTTGCAACTGGCGACGCTCGCCCTGGAGGGCGGGGCCCGCGATGAGGCCATGCGCACCTTCGACGCCTTCATCGACACCTACAACAGCAGTCGCGCACGCCTCAGCGCCGACGAGTTGCGCGCCGTGGCTATCGCCTGTCGCTACCTGGGGCGCAACGATCCGCAACTGTTCAAGGATGCCCTCAAGGCGTACGACGAATCCATTGCCGCCGACTCCACCAACCTGGATACGCGCACCGAGCTGGGCTTCCTCTTCCTCGAGAAGTTCAACGCGGCCGATGCGCGTGCCATGTTCGATGCCGTGCTCAAGGTCAATGCGCGCCACCCGCGCGCGCTCCTCGGGATGTCGCGCGTCCTCTCGTTCGACGGCCGCGGTGATCCATCGGCTTACGTGCGGCAGTCGCTCGAGGTCAATCCGGGCGACCCGGAGGCACGTGCGGTCTCCGCGCTCCTCCTGATCGACGTCGAGCGCTACGACGACGCGGCGAACGAGGCGATTCGCGGGCTTGCCGCCGACACCGGCGCCGCCCCGCCGCTGGTGGCGCTCGCCGCCGCACGGTGGCTCTCCGGCGATTCGGCCAACTTCAGGCGCGCACTGGCGCGGGCGCACGCGCGCCTGGTGGGGTCGGCCGACGCCGAGGTGACGCTGGCCGACGTGGCGGCGCGCAACCGGCTGTATCGCGACGCGACCGCCTTCGCCGCCCAGGGCGTGGCGCGCGATCCCAGGGCGGCGAGAGCGCGGGCGTTGTTAGGCGTGAACCAGCTGCGCATCGGGCAGGTGGCCGAGGGAAAGGCGAACCTCGACCGCGCCTTTGCCATCGACCCCTACGACGTGTGGGCGAAGAACACGCTCGACCTGCTGGACACGTTCGATGGCTACGCCGAGGTGCGCACACCGCGCTTCGTCCTCGTGATGGAGAAGAAGGACGCGCCGCTCCTCTCGCTCTACGCGGGGCCGTTGGCGGAGATGGCCTTCGACTCGCTGTCGGCGCGTTATGGCTATCGCCCCACCGAGGCGGTGCGCATCGAGTTTTTCCGCAGCCACGCCGACTTTTCCGTGCGCACGGTGGGGCTGGCGGGGCTGGGGGCGCTGGGCGTCTGCTTTGGACCGGTCGTGGCGATGGATTCGCCGGCCGCGCGCAAGGTGGGGGAGTTCAATTGGGGGTCGACGCTCTGGCACGAGATCGCGCACACGTTCACGTTAGGCGCGACTGGCAATCGCATCCCGCGGTGGTTCTCGGAGGGGCTCTCGGTGCTGGAGGAACGACGCGCGCGCGCGTCGTGGGGGAGCGACGTCTCCCCGGAGTTCCTCGCCGCGTATGCCGCGGGGATGCTTGCCCCGCCCTCGCGCATGAACGATGGCTTCATGCGGCCGCGCTTTCCGCAGGAGGTCATCCTCTCGTACTACCAGGCGTCGCTCGTGGCCGAGTGGATCGAGGAGCAGAAGACGATGGCGGGCATTCGGGGCATGCTGGCGGCGTATGCTCGCGGCGCGAACACGGCCACGGTGGTGCGCGACGTGCTGGGCTACGACACGCCGACCTTCGATCGCGAGTTCGACCGCTGGATTCGTGCGCGCTTCGCGCGCGAGTTCGCGGCGGTGTCGATGGAGGGCGGGAAGGGGAGTGGGCACGAGGAGGCGATACGGTGGAAGGGGACGTTCGCCGACGCGATGCACGCCGCGACGGCGGCGGCCGAGCGCCAGCGCTGGGACGATGCCGTCCGCGAGCTGGAGCGGGCCAAGGGACTCTTTCCCGCCTATACCGGTGAGGACTCGCCGTACCGGACCTTGGCCGAGATTCACCTCACGCGGGGCGACAGTGCGGCGGCCATGCGCGAGCTGCAGGCCATGACGTTGCGCAACGAGCTGGCGTTCGACGCGAATGTGCAGCTGGCGGCGCTGGCGCAGGCGCGGCGCGACACCGCGGGGAGTGCGGCGGCGCTGGAACGCACGCTCTTCATCTCCCCCTTCGACCTTGGCGTCCATGAGCGACTGGCCGAGCAGGCCGGGCGACTGGGGCGTCACGCGGTGGCGATTCGCGAGCGACAGGCGGTGCTGGCACTCGATCCGAGCGATCGCGTCGAGGCGCTCACGCAGCTGGCGCTCGCCTACGCCGACGCGGGTGACGTGGCCCAGGCGCGGCGCGAGGTCCTGCGCGCCCTGGACCTCGCCCCTAACTACGAGAAGGCACAGGCGCTCCTCCTCACGCTCCAGGAGAAACGGCCATGA
- a CDS encoding DUF4159 domain-containing protein, whose amino-acid sequence MRRWQRWALAAAVLVPALALTAQGFRRGRHSPGRDPVANVTYDGRFTFVRMKFEPLGGGWDLKWDHDYPRAENHFMKILSELTTVKPQLEGSNILAFDSPELFRYPVAYVSEPGFWTMTEAEKAGVQAYVQKGGFLIFDDFVGNHWYNFERRWQEAFPGLTLVKLDRTHPIFDSFYHIESLEMSHPNFPVQAEFWGAYEDNDPSKRLVMIADYNNDIGDYMEWSDEGFLPIALTNEAYKLAVNYVVYAMTH is encoded by the coding sequence ATGAGACGCTGGCAGCGATGGGCACTTGCGGCGGCGGTGCTCGTTCCCGCACTCGCCCTCACCGCGCAGGGCTTCCGGCGCGGGCGCCATTCCCCCGGGCGCGATCCGGTGGCCAACGTCACGTACGACGGACGGTTCACCTTCGTGCGCATGAAGTTCGAGCCGTTAGGCGGCGGCTGGGACCTCAAGTGGGATCATGACTACCCGCGCGCCGAGAACCACTTCATGAAGATCCTCTCCGAGCTGACGACGGTGAAGCCGCAACTCGAGGGGAGCAACATCCTGGCCTTCGACAGTCCGGAGCTGTTCCGCTACCCGGTGGCCTACGTCTCCGAACCCGGCTTCTGGACCATGACCGAGGCGGAGAAGGCGGGGGTGCAGGCGTACGTGCAGAAGGGGGGCTTCCTGATCTTCGACGACTTCGTGGGGAACCACTGGTACAACTTCGAGCGACGCTGGCAGGAGGCCTTTCCCGGCCTCACGCTGGTGAAGCTCGACCGCACGCACCCCATCTTCGACTCGTTCTATCACATCGAGTCGCTGGAGATGTCGCACCCCAACTTCCCGGTGCAGGCGGAGTTCTGGGGCGCGTACGAGGACAACGATCCGTCCAAGCGCCTCGTGATGATCGCCGACTACAACAACGACATCGGTGACTACATGGAGTGGTCGGATGAGGGCTTCCTCCCCATTGCACTCACCAACGAGGCGTACAAGCTGGCGGTGAACTATGTCGTCTACGCCATGACCCACTGA
- a CDS encoding MoxR family ATPase: MAELRKLIIGQEHVVEQALIALFAGGNCLIVGVPGLAKTLLIHTMAQVLDLRFSRIQFTPDLMPSDITGTDIIQEDPETGRRRMAFVPGPIFANIVLADEINRTPPKTQSALLEAMQEHRVTVQGRTYQLDEPFFVFATQNPIELEGTYPLPEAQLDRFMFQVVIDYLNEDDELKVVQTTTAIQSHVFRHAITGPDIVAFQRLVRRVPVAESVARYAVHLARASRPVSPTAPDFIKQWVSYGASTRAAQYLVLGGKARALMQGRYHVSFDDIQALAAPVLRHRILTNFHAQSERVTTDQIVARLVEAVPLPKARL, from the coding sequence ATGGCCGAGCTGCGCAAGCTCATCATCGGGCAGGAGCACGTGGTGGAACAGGCGCTCATCGCGCTGTTCGCGGGGGGGAATTGCCTCATCGTGGGCGTCCCGGGGCTGGCCAAGACGCTCCTGATCCACACGATGGCACAGGTGCTCGACCTGCGGTTCTCGCGCATCCAGTTCACGCCGGACCTCATGCCGTCGGACATCACGGGGACGGACATCATCCAGGAAGACCCGGAGACGGGGCGCCGTCGCATGGCGTTCGTCCCCGGGCCGATCTTCGCCAACATCGTGCTGGCCGACGAGATCAACCGCACGCCACCCAAGACGCAGTCGGCGCTGCTGGAGGCGATGCAGGAGCACCGCGTGACGGTGCAGGGGCGCACCTACCAGCTGGACGAGCCGTTCTTCGTCTTCGCGACGCAGAACCCGATCGAACTCGAGGGGACATACCCGCTTCCCGAAGCGCAACTGGACCGCTTCATGTTCCAGGTCGTGATCGACTACCTCAACGAGGACGACGAGCTCAAGGTCGTACAGACGACGACGGCGATCCAGAGCCACGTCTTCCGGCACGCCATCACGGGACCGGACATCGTCGCCTTCCAGCGACTCGTCAGGCGGGTCCCGGTGGCCGAGTCGGTGGCGCGCTACGCGGTGCACCTGGCGAGGGCGTCGCGCCCGGTGTCGCCGACGGCGCCCGACTTCATCAAGCAGTGGGTGTCGTACGGGGCGTCGACGCGCGCCGCGCAGTACCTCGTGCTGGGGGGAAAGGCGCGCGCACTCATGCAGGGGCGCTACCACGTCTCATTCGACGACATCCAGGCGCTGGCCGCCCCGGTGCTGCGGCATCGCATCCTCACCAACTTCCACGCGCAGTCGGAGCGGGTGACGACGGACCAGATCGTGGCCAGGCTGGTGGAGGCGGTGCCGCTCCCCAAGGCGAGGCTGTAG
- a CDS encoding DUF58 domain-containing protein → MPAPGAAASASRNDTLQPGVRFIDPVALARIGNLELVARWVVEGFISGLHRSPHLGFSTDFAEHRPYAPGDDIRHIDWRVYARTERYYLKEFETETNTNFMVLLDVSASMGYGSTGITKLDYARFLAASLAYFSHRQRDRVGFASFGGDLVDYVPPSARHLPQVLFALDRAVARGGGALARPLAKIAESQRRRGFMLVLSDLYEEPDRVISALGPLRDAGHDVIVMHLLDPLERSFDFSDASTFEDVESGVRLPVVPSRLRAEYRRLVADHVATLQRRLGEHRIDAMFIDTSQPLDALLFEYLVRRERLRTVR, encoded by the coding sequence GTGCCCGCGCCCGGCGCCGCGGCCTCCGCCAGCCGCAATGACACGCTGCAGCCCGGGGTCCGGTTCATCGACCCGGTGGCCCTGGCGCGCATCGGCAACCTGGAGCTGGTGGCGCGGTGGGTGGTGGAGGGGTTCATCTCCGGGCTGCACCGCTCACCCCACCTGGGATTCTCCACCGATTTCGCCGAGCACCGGCCCTACGCGCCCGGTGACGACATCCGGCATATCGACTGGCGCGTGTACGCGCGCACCGAGCGCTACTACCTCAAGGAGTTCGAGACGGAGACGAACACCAACTTCATGGTGCTCCTCGACGTCTCGGCGTCGATGGGGTACGGGTCGACCGGGATCACGAAGCTGGACTACGCCAGGTTCCTCGCGGCGAGCCTCGCGTACTTCTCGCATCGCCAGCGGGACCGCGTTGGCTTCGCATCGTTTGGGGGCGACCTCGTCGACTACGTCCCGCCGTCTGCCAGGCACCTGCCGCAGGTGCTCTTCGCGCTCGACCGTGCGGTGGCGCGCGGGGGCGGCGCGCTCGCGCGACCGCTGGCCAAGATCGCCGAGAGCCAGCGCCGGCGCGGCTTCATGCTCGTCCTGTCGGACCTGTACGAGGAGCCCGATCGCGTGATCTCGGCACTCGGCCCGCTGCGCGATGCGGGGCACGACGTGATCGTCATGCACCTCCTGGACCCGCTCGAGCGCAGCTTCGACTTCAGCGACGCCTCCACCTTCGAGGATGTGGAGAGCGGGGTCCGGCTCCCGGTCGTCCCGTCGCGATTGCGCGCGGAGTACCGCCGCCTGGTGGCCGATCATGTCGCCACGCTGCAGCGCAGGCTGGGCGAGCATCGCATCGACGCCATGTTCATCGACACGTCGCAGCCGCTGGACGCGCTCCTGTTCGAGTACCTCGTGCGCCGCGAACGGTTGCGGACGGTGCGCTAG
- a CDS encoding BatA and WFA domain-containing protein, with protein MQLSFLAPLFAAALAAIGIPILVHLVHKERKDAIAFPSLMFLQRTPYQHASRQRIRDWLLFAARCLVIALLAAAFMRPVFARTTQAAATTRGETEVVVLLDRSLSMRYGNRWRLAQEAVRARIASLGRGDQLTLVPFDVRAGAVNDASSDASVLRAALDTIQPVDAGTRLAPAVGVARRLLGVSRLPRKELVVVSDFQRSAWDLGDDVAMPPATTIVPVDVSTDRVVDRSVRSIEMRRDPAAPGERVIVAARIVNVGGAVKGVAAQLEVAGRVVERRQLDLAADGGGTVAFSPVAVPADGAPARIVIAPDALTADDALHFVLRRSASLGVLLLTHPEASSDRAVFAARALAIGDQPAFDVRAMTASRATAADLEGRRLLVLNDAGWPAGIGAPRLLAFVRGGGGMFNALGERSSPRGWPTAAASLLPGEIGAPVDRLGERGAVLGYVDRSHPALSVFGGSRSGDLSAARFFRYRPILATDGVLARFDDGAAALVEHRLGRGRLLTWGSSLDGLWNDLPRQAVFLPFLQQLAQYTASYRPQRASFAVGESVDLREGMTGDSMALATMRFSVIAPDGARLGVGGAGEPAVLELRRAGWYEVRRSGAPNDRARTVAANPPPSELEFASFDPARLTNALAPAGEVADAAAPADPIEQLRAQERTQSIWWYLLVVTALVLLAEGILASRVSRRRLQPR; from the coding sequence ATGCAGCTCTCCTTCCTCGCCCCCCTGTTTGCGGCCGCGCTGGCGGCGATCGGCATCCCGATCCTGGTGCACCTCGTGCACAAGGAGCGCAAGGACGCCATCGCCTTCCCATCGCTGATGTTCCTGCAGCGCACGCCGTACCAGCACGCCAGCCGGCAGCGCATTCGCGACTGGCTCCTGTTCGCGGCGCGCTGTCTCGTGATCGCGCTCCTGGCGGCGGCGTTCATGCGACCGGTCTTCGCGCGCACGACGCAGGCGGCGGCGACGACGCGCGGCGAGACGGAGGTGGTCGTCCTCCTCGACCGGTCGCTGAGCATGCGCTATGGCAACCGGTGGCGACTGGCGCAGGAGGCGGTGCGCGCACGCATTGCGTCGTTGGGGCGCGGTGACCAGTTGACGCTCGTCCCGTTCGACGTGCGGGCCGGCGCGGTGAACGATGCGTCGTCGGATGCGTCGGTGCTGCGCGCGGCGCTGGACACCATCCAGCCCGTGGATGCGGGGACGCGCCTGGCGCCGGCAGTCGGGGTGGCCCGCCGGCTGCTCGGGGTCTCGCGGCTGCCGCGCAAGGAACTGGTGGTGGTGAGCGACTTCCAGCGCAGCGCGTGGGACCTGGGCGACGATGTCGCGATGCCGCCGGCGACGACGATCGTCCCCGTCGATGTCTCGACGGACCGCGTGGTGGACCGTTCGGTGCGCTCGATCGAGATGCGGCGCGACCCCGCCGCGCCTGGCGAGCGCGTGATCGTGGCGGCGCGCATCGTGAACGTCGGGGGGGCGGTCAAGGGCGTCGCGGCACAGCTGGAGGTGGCGGGGCGCGTGGTGGAGCGGCGCCAACTGGACCTTGCGGCTGACGGAGGCGGCACCGTCGCCTTCTCTCCCGTGGCGGTGCCGGCCGACGGAGCGCCGGCGCGCATCGTGATTGCACCTGATGCCCTCACCGCCGACGATGCCCTTCACTTCGTGCTGCGCCGGTCGGCATCGCTCGGCGTCCTGCTCCTGACGCATCCCGAGGCTTCGAGCGACCGCGCCGTCTTTGCGGCGCGCGCTCTGGCCATTGGCGATCAACCGGCCTTTGACGTGAGGGCGATGACCGCGAGTCGCGCCACGGCGGCCGATCTCGAGGGACGGCGGTTGCTCGTCCTGAACGATGCGGGGTGGCCGGCGGGAATCGGTGCGCCGCGGCTGCTGGCTTTCGTGCGCGGCGGTGGCGGGATGTTCAACGCGCTGGGCGAGCGCTCGTCGCCGCGCGGATGGCCAACGGCGGCGGCGTCGCTGCTGCCGGGCGAGATTGGGGCGCCTGTCGATCGGCTGGGGGAGCGGGGCGCGGTGCTGGGGTATGTGGATCGGTCGCACCCGGCGCTGTCGGTCTTTGGAGGGTCGCGCAGCGGTGACCTGTCGGCGGCGCGCTTCTTCCGGTATCGCCCCATCCTTGCAACTGACGGAGTGCTGGCTCGGTTCGACGACGGCGCGGCGGCGCTGGTGGAGCACCGCCTGGGGCGCGGCCGACTCCTCACCTGGGGGAGCAGCCTCGATGGGTTGTGGAACGACCTGCCGCGCCAGGCGGTCTTCCTTCCGTTCCTGCAGCAGCTGGCGCAGTACACGGCCTCGTACCGCCCGCAGCGCGCGTCGTTCGCCGTTGGGGAGTCGGTCGACCTGCGCGAGGGGATGACCGGCGACAGCATGGCGCTGGCGACGATGCGCTTCAGCGTGATTGCGCCTGACGGCGCACGCCTCGGGGTGGGCGGGGCGGGCGAGCCCGCCGTGCTCGAGTTGCGGCGCGCCGGCTGGTACGAGGTGCGCCGATCGGGGGCGCCCAACGACCGGGCGCGGACCGTTGCCGCCAACCCGCCCCCCTCCGAGCTCGAGTTTGCGAGCTTCGATCCGGCGCGACTCACGAATGCGCTCGCCCCCGCGGGGGAGGTGGCTGATGCGGCGGCGCCCGCGGACCCGATCGAACAGTTGCGGGCCCAGGAGCGCACGCAATCGATCTGGTGGTACCTTCTGGTGGTGACGGCGCTCGTCCTGCTGGCCGAGGGGATCCTGGCCAGCCGGGTGTCGCGCCGCCGGTTACAGCCGAGGTAG
- a CDS encoding DinB family protein: MSHVHVIRTTRPEATEYAPYYGGYIGHVPTGDVVETLATQAEGSLAFLRTIGEEVSLGRYAPGKWSIREVVGHIIDAERIFTYRALRFARNDETALSSFDENAYIGNASFDDRSLASLCDEFEAVRRASVLLFASLNATEWMRRGIASNNAMSVRALAWVTAGHELHHVALVKSRYL; the protein is encoded by the coding sequence ATGTCTCACGTGCACGTGATTCGCACGACCCGCCCCGAAGCCACGGAGTACGCGCCCTACTACGGCGGCTACATCGGGCACGTCCCCACAGGCGATGTGGTGGAGACGCTCGCCACGCAGGCCGAGGGGTCGCTCGCCTTTCTTCGCACCATCGGCGAGGAGGTTTCGCTGGGACGGTATGCCCCGGGCAAGTGGAGCATTCGCGAGGTGGTGGGACACATCATCGACGCCGAGCGCATCTTCACCTATCGCGCGCTGCGCTTCGCGCGCAACGACGAGACGGCGCTCTCCTCGTTCGACGAGAATGCGTACATCGGCAACGCCAGCTTCGACGATCGTTCGCTGGCGTCGTTATGCGACGAGTTCGAGGCGGTGCGGCGGGCGTCGGTCCTGCTCTTCGCCTCGCTCAACGCGACGGAGTGGATGCGCCGCGGCATCGCCAGCAACAACGCGATGTCGGTGCGTGCCCTGGCGTGGGTCACGGCTGGGCACGAGCTGCACCACGTGGCGCTCGTGAAGTCGCGCTACCTGTGA
- a CDS encoding DinB family protein: MSAPEVWLRGPVAGIAPMLQPAAHTFLQVGEELSRLLRGAPAAEVRATPGGAPSIAWHARHLAASTDRLLTYAAGRPLDEAQLQRLRDERATPAPTVDGDALWAEVETALADALRQLHEWSSRAGELLAPRTVGRAALPSTVFGLLFHTAEHAQRHAGQIATTARIVRAPRGDTATASSA; encoded by the coding sequence GTGAGCGCCCCGGAGGTCTGGCTGCGGGGGCCCGTGGCGGGGATCGCGCCGATGTTGCAGCCGGCGGCGCATACCTTCCTCCAGGTTGGCGAGGAGCTCTCGCGCCTCCTTCGCGGCGCGCCGGCCGCGGAGGTGCGGGCCACGCCCGGTGGTGCCCCCAGCATCGCCTGGCACGCGCGGCACCTGGCGGCAAGCACCGATCGCCTCCTGACCTACGCCGCCGGCCGCCCCCTCGACGAGGCGCAGCTGCAGCGGCTGCGCGATGAGCGCGCCACGCCGGCGCCCACCGTCGACGGCGACGCGCTCTGGGCCGAGGTCGAGACGGCGCTGGCCGACGCCCTTCGACAGCTGCACGAGTGGTCTTCCCGCGCCGGTGAGCTCCTCGCCCCGCGCACCGTCGGACGGGCGGCGCTGCCGTCGACCGTATTCGGTCTCCTCTTTCACACGGCCGAGCACGCGCAACGACACGCGGGGCAGATCGCCACCACGGCGCGCATCGTCCGCGCCCCGCGCGGCGACACGGCGACAGCGAGCTCGGCCTAA
- a CDS encoding DUF481 domain-containing protein: MNASTYRCRLLAAALFVLPSVAAAQDKPKPREFSADLGYVSTTGNTEVSTFNLGEKLILRAGRWEHKQQFGSIYASQDGKQTSNLLFTNWRSDWSFHPRLALFGYAGYDRNTFAGISRRFEEALGLSAKLVTLASDTWALEAGLAMNQQRATDGAEDSFASVRSATFYRHNFSKTAYFQQGVEFLPNLETSEDYRMNTESALVAPLSTHVAMKLGYVIRFDNLPEPGRNKSDRIFTTGLQFNW; encoded by the coding sequence ATGAACGCATCGACTTACCGCTGCCGCCTCCTGGCCGCAGCCCTGTTCGTCCTTCCCTCCGTTGCCGCCGCGCAGGACAAGCCCAAGCCGCGAGAGTTCAGCGCAGACCTGGGCTACGTCAGCACCACCGGCAATACCGAGGTCTCCACCTTCAACCTGGGCGAGAAGCTCATCCTTCGCGCGGGCCGCTGGGAGCACAAGCAGCAGTTCGGCTCCATCTACGCCAGCCAGGACGGCAAGCAGACGTCCAACCTGCTCTTCACGAACTGGCGCAGCGACTGGTCGTTCCACCCGCGCCTCGCGTTGTTCGGATATGCCGGATATGACCGCAACACCTTCGCCGGGATCTCGCGTCGCTTCGAGGAGGCGCTCGGCCTGTCGGCCAAGCTGGTCACGCTTGCGTCCGACACCTGGGCACTCGAGGCCGGGTTGGCGATGAACCAGCAGCGTGCCACCGATGGCGCGGAGGACAGCTTTGCCTCGGTGCGCAGCGCGACCTTCTACCGGCACAACTTCTCCAAGACCGCGTACTTCCAGCAGGGCGTGGAGTTCCTCCCCAATCTCGAGACGTCGGAGGACTACCGCATGAACACCGAGTCGGCGCTCGTGGCACCGCTCTCGACGCACGTCGCCATGAAGCTCGGCTATGTGATCCGCTTCGACAACCTGCCGGAGCCCGGGCGCAACAAGAGCGATCGCATCTTCACCACCGGGCTGCAGTTCAACTGGTAG
- a CDS encoding TerC family protein gives MEWLADPQSWIGLLTLTVLEVVLGIDNIIFISILSSKLPREEQTRARRLGLLGAFFSRILLLLSIAWIVKLTAPLFTIGSIGFSGRSLILLIGGLFLIGKATYEIHDKLEGIEHASSASIKKAALGAVVAQIMVVDIVFSLDSVITAVGMVNHVTIMIGANVIALGVMLLAANPISDFVDQHPTVKILALSFLVLIGTNLVAEALGHHIPKGYTYFAMAFSFLVEMLNLQLRKRAAAPVKLHDTPRTGDVA, from the coding sequence ATGGAATGGCTCGCCGACCCCCAGAGTTGGATCGGCCTGTTGACGTTGACGGTGCTCGAGGTCGTCCTCGGCATCGACAACATCATCTTCATCTCGATCCTCTCCTCAAAGCTGCCGCGCGAGGAGCAGACCAGGGCGCGTCGCCTCGGGCTGCTCGGGGCCTTCTTCAGTCGCATCCTGCTGCTCCTCTCGATCGCGTGGATCGTGAAGCTCACCGCGCCGCTGTTCACGATTGGGTCCATCGGCTTCAGCGGACGCTCGCTCATCCTCCTCATCGGCGGGCTCTTCCTCATTGGCAAGGCCACCTACGAGATCCACGACAAGCTCGAGGGGATCGAGCACGCCAGCAGCGCGTCGATCAAGAAGGCGGCGCTGGGTGCGGTGGTCGCGCAGATCATGGTCGTCGACATCGTCTTCTCGCTCGACTCGGTGATCACCGCGGTAGGCATGGTGAATCACGTCACGATCATGATCGGGGCGAACGTCATCGCGCTCGGCGTGATGCTCCTGGCGGCGAACCCGATCTCGGATTTCGTCGACCAGCACCCGACGGTGAAGATCCTGGCGCTCTCGTTCCTGGTGCTGATCGGCACGAACCTGGTGGCCGAGGCGCTGGGACACCACATCCCGAAGGGGTACACCTACTTCGCGATGGCCTTCTCCTTCCTGGTCGAGATGCTGAACTTGCAGCTGCGGAAGCGCGCGGCGGCCCCGGTCAAGCTGCACGACACGCCGCGCACCGGCGACGTGGCGTAG
- a CDS encoding M55 family metallopeptidase → MRRSRPQRSLFAVHRSFAALMVASLLAAAPAQAQRPLKVYISVDMEGITGVVSADQLGPTSFEYQRAREWMTADALAAIQGARDAGATEIVVSDSHGNGQNLLLDLLPEDVTVIRSWPRPMMMMEGVDSSFAAAVFVGYHAGTSNVRGVRAHTMSSATLTGVTLNGREVPEGGINAALAGHFGVPVVAISGDDAAVAEVSPFAAGMEGAIVKRAISFHSAATLVPKAGQALIRAKVKAGIEKRARIAPFVMRGPVTAEISFKHYRAAETLAYLPIVTRVNAHTVRFVGKDILEVSRFLEFVETYQPDLTP, encoded by the coding sequence ATGCGTCGCTCCCGCCCGCAGCGCTCCCTGTTCGCCGTGCATCGCTCGTTCGCCGCCCTGATGGTCGCGAGTCTCCTCGCCGCGGCTCCAGCGCAGGCGCAGCGCCCGCTCAAGGTCTACATCTCCGTGGATATGGAGGGGATTACCGGTGTGGTCAGCGCCGACCAACTCGGCCCGACTTCGTTCGAGTATCAGCGCGCCCGCGAGTGGATGACGGCGGATGCACTCGCGGCCATCCAGGGGGCGCGAGACGCCGGCGCGACCGAGATCGTGGTGAGCGACTCGCATGGCAACGGGCAGAACCTCCTGCTGGACCTCCTCCCTGAGGATGTCACCGTGATTCGTTCCTGGCCGCGCCCGATGATGATGATGGAAGGAGTCGACTCGTCGTTCGCCGCTGCGGTCTTCGTCGGCTACCATGCCGGGACCTCGAACGTGCGCGGGGTGCGCGCGCACACGATGTCGAGCGCCACACTCACCGGCGTAACGCTCAACGGGCGCGAAGTTCCGGAGGGGGGAATCAACGCCGCGCTCGCCGGGCACTTCGGCGTTCCGGTCGTGGCCATTTCGGGCGACGATGCCGCGGTGGCGGAAGTCTCGCCCTTCGCGGCCGGGATGGAGGGAGCGATCGTGAAGCGCGCCATCTCGTTCCACTCGGCGGCAACGCTCGTTCCCAAGGCGGGGCAGGCGCTCATTCGCGCCAAGGTGAAGGCGGGGATCGAGAAGCGGGCACGCATTGCACCGTTTGTCATGCGCGGCCCGGTGACGGCCGAGATCTCGTTCAAGCACTACCGCGCCGCCGAGACGCTGGCCTACCTCCCGATCGTGACGAGGGTCAACGCGCACACCGTTCGCTTCGTGGGGAAGGACATCCTCGAGGTCTCGCGCTTCCTCGAGTTCGTGGAGACCTACCAGCCGGACCTCACGCCCTAA